The proteins below come from a single Methanothrix thermoacetophila PT genomic window:
- a CDS encoding RNA ligase has protein sequence MNLSRAARSLGLPVERLESLMEGILKLSRWPEPRLLRFDKGTSGVEPGTVIFENGDVVHGYPKIRRAMMLGPAIRRNFIDRVAVEEKMNGYNIRAVSVDGDVYALTRGGYICPFSTEIVRERISPDLFEDHPDIVLCGEMVGPENPYVPKDVYPVESIDFYLFDISKKNCRSMMGVHATHALAEEYSIKVVPFFGEFPVERAAEEIFRIIKRLGRSGREGVVIKDPENRTSPLKYTASESNCSDLEFAFRYYNDYAQDFFFSRVVREGFQSVEWNEDEAALRERALRLGESILVPLTDTIRRRMQGEQIMQQVQIRVRSIQTARDFEQHLRRMGTKAIFDIPEQDGDRYVVRILKQVMSTNDKTLAVIEGQPW, from the coding sequence ATGAACCTGAGCAGGGCAGCGAGGAGTCTGGGCTTGCCTGTTGAGAGGCTTGAATCTCTTATGGAGGGCATCCTGAAGCTCTCCAGATGGCCCGAGCCCCGCCTGCTGCGATTCGATAAGGGCACATCCGGGGTCGAGCCCGGGACTGTGATATTCGAGAATGGCGATGTCGTTCATGGCTACCCGAAGATAAGACGGGCCATGATGCTCGGCCCTGCGATCAGGAGGAACTTTATCGACAGGGTGGCCGTTGAGGAGAAGATGAATGGCTACAACATAAGAGCTGTCTCCGTCGACGGTGATGTATACGCTCTGACCAGGGGGGGCTACATATGCCCGTTCTCGACGGAGATTGTTCGTGAGAGAATAAGTCCTGATCTCTTTGAGGATCATCCGGATATAGTCCTGTGCGGGGAGATGGTCGGCCCTGAGAATCCCTACGTGCCGAAGGACGTCTATCCAGTTGAGAGCATAGACTTCTACCTCTTCGATATATCAAAGAAGAACTGCCGATCGATGATGGGCGTTCATGCCACGCATGCCCTGGCAGAGGAGTACAGCATAAAGGTTGTGCCCTTCTTCGGCGAGTTCCCGGTGGAGAGGGCTGCAGAGGAGATATTTCGCATAATAAAAAGGCTGGGGAGGTCGGGAAGAGAAGGCGTCGTCATAAAGGATCCTGAGAACCGAACGAGCCCGTTGAAGTACACAGCCTCGGAGAGCAACTGCAGCGACCTGGAGTTCGCCTTCAGGTACTACAATGACTACGCCCAGGACTTCTTCTTCTCAAGGGTCGTTCGGGAGGGATTTCAGTCGGTCGAGTGGAATGAGGATGAAGCGGCACTGAGAGAAAGAGCTTTAAGGCTTGGGGAGAGCATACTGGTGCCGCTCACCGATACCATCAGGAGAAGGATGCAGGGCGAGCAGATCATGCAGCAGGTGCAGATAAGGGTGAGATCGATCCAGACTGCGCGTGACTTCGAGCAGCATCTCAGACGGATGGGGACAAAGGCGATATTTGATATACCAGAGCAGGACGGAGACAGGTACGTGGTCAGGATCCTGAAGCAGGTGATGTCCACTAACGACAAAACCCTCGCGGTCATCGAGGGTCAGCCCTGGTGA